A window of Natator depressus isolate rNatDep1 chromosome 3, rNatDep2.hap1, whole genome shotgun sequence genomic DNA:
GCACTATGTGAACTGTTCTAAAAGATCTCCAGAAATAGCACAGGCATCTATTAATGCTAATCCATTCATAAAAGCCCTACCTGGTTAATTAAGTGTATGCAGGAAACAAAGTAAAAGTAGAGGAATATGATCTGAAGATTGTACCAGTCACAATCATTTAAAATGCTTTGCGAAACCAAGAATAAAATAAACCATAAATGATTGGATTACAAGTCGAATTGAAGTAGCCCAGCCAGAGGAAGGCATTGTACAAGTCTTCAGGTGTTGAGAAGTTAATAAAAGGATCAGCTATTGTAAGAATAAAGAAAGGCAGCCAGCAAAAAAGAAACACCCCCATGACTATACTTAAAGTTTTAGTTGCTTTGCTCTCTTTTTTTGTGGAGATGTTGTTTGTCGTTACAGAGACACATATTATTGCACTGGGGATTTTAGCAATTTGTCTTGCATGTTTTCTTGCCACTGTAAATATGTGCACATAAATCCCCACCATCACTGTGCCTGGGAAAAAGAAGGCTATAAGAGAAACCATCACTCCCCAAAGCTTGTTAAATATGAGTGTACAGAAACCACTGCAATCAATGGAAGCCACATATTCTTCAATGCCATCAATATTCAACTCTGAGAAAACTAGGCCAAAAGCCAATAAGAATGGGACAGACCAGCTAATTAGTAAAAACAGTCCTATCACAGGGACAGTTATTTTGGTAACATAATGCAGTGGGTCACATACCGCATAGTAACGGTCAACAGAGATAAAACACAGATGGAAAATAGAGGTGGTACAGAGCATTATATCACAACAAGTATGGAGTTTGCAGAAGAGGTCTCCAAAATACCAGCATGACTCAACAGACCTGATCATACTGTAGGGCATAACCATGAAACTAAGCAAAAAGTCTGTAGTTGCCATGGAGCA
This region includes:
- the LOC141984004 gene encoding trace amine-associated receptor 4-like, whose amino-acid sequence is MNSSPLWSPQNVQYCFDFVNNSCPRNVRSTISLWAMYSFMVGAIVLTMGGNMLVIISIAHFKQLHSPTNFLICSMATTDFLLSFMVMPYSMIRSVESCWYFGDLFCKLHTCCDIMLCTTSIFHLCFISVDRYYAVCDPLHYVTKITVPVIGLFLLISWSVPFLLAFGLVFSELNIDGIEEYVASIDCSGFCTLIFNKLWGVMVSLIAFFFPGTVMVGIYVHIFTVARKHARQIAKIPSAIICVSVTTNNISTKKESKATKTLSIVMGVFLFCWLPFFILTIADPFINFSTPEDLYNAFLWLGYFNSTCNPIIYGLFYSWFRKAF